One Scophthalmus maximus strain ysfricsl-2021 chromosome 9, ASM2237912v1, whole genome shotgun sequence genomic region harbors:
- the LOC118319066 gene encoding protocadherin beta-16-like, translating into MDFGKCLCRTPRWRLCCKLSPRNILFLFFLCHIATGQIRYSIPEEMKKGSLIGNVALDLGIDTQRLRSGRARIVTGENLQYTELKTDKGILVVNDRIDREQLCGDVTPCSFSFDLILESPMELHHVTVEVLDINDNSPSFHERDMRLTIGESAAPGARFVLPTANDPDVGVNGLQDYHLSPNDNFILKKHSNTDGRKYAEMVLEKPLDRERYPSLSLKLIAVDGGTPHKSGTVNIDITVLDANDNSPVFNQSVYKATVMENSAKGTYIITVNATDADSGSNGLIYYSISKMQGNIGSIFEINKTTGVIFLVGQVDFEKAKKYEIRIEATDQGALTDSSKVVVDVIDVNDSPPVINVMSFTSPVSEDSPPGTTVGIINVKDLDSGDNGQVNCRIEQNAPFKIKSNLRNYYTLVTDTVLDRESATEYNITVVATDAGIPPLSTKRTFHLKVSDVNDNAPVFSQSVYSAFIVENNSPGVSLLTVKAIDPDENQNARISYILEDNDAGGSPISEYVSVSSESGVIHAVRSFDYEQIKQLVFIVKAQDGGSPPLSSNVTVKVLIQDQNDNPPQVLYPVQTGGSLVAEMVPRSADVGYLVTKVVAVDVDSGQNAWLSYKLQRATDRALFEVGSQNGEIRTIRQVTDKDAVKQRLTVIVEDNGQPSRSATVVVNVAVADSFPEVLSEFTDFTHDKEYNDNLTFYLVLALAVVSFLFITCLVVIISVKIYRWRQSRVLYHSNLPVIPYYPPRYSDTLGTGTLQHVYNYEVCRTTDSRKSDCKFGRAGSQNVLIMEPSSTGTMQRMQSEKSILDEPDSPLEVGQIIYLRVCETLFSPFLCSIRLMVHSSPSFSAPWTTSHFTLLTWISATLFIFK; encoded by the coding sequence ATGGATTTCGGAAAATGTCTCTGCCGGACTCCAAGATGGCGTTTGTGCTGCAAACTGTCGCCACGGAacattctgtttctcttttttctttgtcacattgcAACGGGGCAAATACGCTACTCGATCCcagaagagatgaagaaggGGTCTCTAATCGGGAATGTCGCATTGGACCTGGGAATAGATACGCAAAGGCTCCGTTCTGGCCGGGCCCGTATCGTGACCGGAGAAAACCTCCAGTACACCGAGCTGAAGACGGACAAAGGGATTCTAGTCGTGAACGACAGAATAGACCGAGAGCAGCTTTGTGGAGACGTGACGCCGTGTAGCTTCAGTTTCGACTTGATTTTGGAGAGCCCTATGGAATTACACCACGTCACTGTCGAAGTATTAGACATAAATGATAATTCACCTTCCTTTCATGAGCGCGATATGAGACTGACGATCGGAGAATCTGCCGCTCCGGGAGCGCGTTTCGTTCTGCCAACAGCCAATGATCCAGATGTAGGAGTGAATGGCCTTCAGGACTATCATTTATCTCCGaatgacaattttattttaaaaaagcactcaAATACTGACGGAAGAAAATATGCGGAGATGGTACTGGAGAAACCGTTGGATAGAGAGCGATACCCGAGCCTTTCCCTCAAACTGATAGCAGTGGACGGTGGGACACCACACAAATCtggtacagtaaatatagatATCACTGTCCTAGACGCTAATGATAATTCTCCCGTTTTCAATCAGTCAGTCTACAAGGCCACTGTGATGGAAAATTCCGCAAAAGGAACCTACATAATTACTGTGAATGCAACTGATGCCGACAGTGGATCAAATGGTTTGATTTATTATTCGATTTCCAAAATGCAAGGCAATATTGGCAGTATTTTCGAAATTAACAAGACAACGGGTGTGATATTTCTTGTAGGTCAGGTTGACtttgaaaaagcaaagaaatatgaaatacgCATTGAAGCGACCGACCAAGGAGCTTTGACAGACTCCTCCAAAGTTGTAGTTGATGTGATTGACGTGAATGACAGTCCCCCTGTCATTAATGTCATGTCATTCACTAGTCCTGTGTCAGAGGACTCTCCTCCCGGTACAACTGTTGGCATCATAAATGTAAAAGACCTGGATTCAGGTGATAACGGACAAGTGAATTGTAGAATAGAACAAAACGCACCTTTTAAGATCAAATCTAATTTAAGAAATTACTATACATTAGTAACAGACACTGTATTAGATCGTGAAAGTGCTACAGAATACAACATCACTGTTGTAGCGACAGATGCAGgaattcctcctctctccacaaaAAGAACCTTTCATTTAAAGGTCTCTGATGTGAACGACAACGCTCCGGTGTTTTCACAAAGTGTTTACAGCGCGTTCATCGTGGAGAATAACTCTCCCGGTGTTTCTCTTCTCACCGTTAAAGCTATTGATCCTGACGAAAACCAAAACGCCCGAATATCTTATATTCTGGAAGATAATGACGCGGGCGGATCTCCAATTTCTGAGTACGTTTCTGTCAGTTCAGAAAGCGGAGTGATTCACGCAGTGCGTTCTTTCGATTATGAGCAGATCAAGCAGCTTGTATTCATAGTCAAAGCTCAGGACggaggctctcctcctctcagcagtAACGTGACAGTGAAAGTACTGATCCAGGACCAGAACGACAACCCCCCTCAGGTCCTGTACCCAGTCCAGACTGGTGGCTCTCTGGTGGCTGAGATGGTGCCTCGTTCAGCAGATGTGGGCTATCTGGTCACTAAAGTGGTGGCTGTTGATGTGGACTCTGGACAGAATGCCTGGCTCTCCTACAAACTGCAGAGAGCCACCGACAGGGCGCTGTTTGAAGTGGGCTCACAGAATGGAGAAATCAGAACGATCCGTCAAGTGACTgataaagatgcagtgaaacagagactgactgTGATAGTGGAGGACAACGGGCAGCCCTCTCGTTCAGCTACAGTCGTTGTTAACGTGGCGGTggcggacagcttccctgaagtGCTGTCGGAGTTCACTGACTTTACTCACGACAAGGAGTACAACGACAACCTGACTTTTTACTTAGTGTTGGCTCTGGCTgtagtctccttcctcttcatcacgtgtcTAGTTGTTAttatctcagtgaagatctaCAGGTGGAGACAGTCTCGCGTCCTGTATCACTCCAATCTCCCTGTGATTCCATATTATCCACCACGTTACTCAGACACTTTGGGGACAGGGACTCTCCAACACGTGTACAACTACGAGGTGTGCAGGACGACTGACTCCAGAAAGAGTGACTGTAAGTTCGGCAGAGCTGGTAGTCAGAACGTGCTGATCATGGAGCCCAGTTCTACAGGGACGATGCAGCggatgcagagtgaaaagagcatCCTGGATGAACCTGACTCTCCTCTAGAGGTTGGTCAAATAATTTATCttcgtgtgtgtgagacacttttttccccctttttgtgtTCAATTAGATTGATGGTGCACAGTTCACCTTCattttcagcaccatggacaacGTCTCATTTTACATTACTTACCTGGATTTCTGctacattatttatattcaaatag